Genomic window (Aquimarina sp. BL5):
CCCTTTTCATAGAGGTATGACCAACGACAATATGTTTCATGCCGATTCCATGTAAAATTTTTTGAGCCTTTTCTTTAGTGAAATCTTTATCTCGAAAATAACCTCTATACCAAATAGGCCCCTTTTTTTTTAGCATAAATTTTAAGTCATCATTTTTTAATACTGTTTCCTTATCATGATCAATAATAGAATGATGAAATAATTGGTTTACATTAGAAATATCATATTTTTTTTGGGTAAATTCAGGGGAGAACCCAGCATGGACAAAAGCAATATCATTAATAGCTATTGCTACGGGTTTGGTTCTAATCCACTCACCAAGAAGTGTTTCTTTTCCAAACAATTCTTTATAGGTTACACCCATTTGTTCAGAAACCCATTTGTACTTATTGTGTATGTATTTATCGTTTCCTTGTAAAATCATAACTTCATGATTTCCCAAAAGAAAATGTACTTTTCCACCAGCTTTTTTTGCTTGCTTTTCTAAATTGTAAACAAACCATAAACTTTCCGTGACTTTATCTCCTCTGTCAAAAATATCTCCGACAATTACAAAATGCCCGTTTCCATAACTCCATTCTCCTTTTTTATTGATGATTTTATTGGCTTTCATTAGATTTATAAATAAATCGTGTTGCCCATGTATATCACTTAGTATAGCTATTTTGGGAACGCAGTGAAATTTTTGATCATCATCAATGATGATTGATGGCTTAATCTCTACATATTTTGATTTGAATTCCTCACAGGTTTTAACTTCTAGTTTTTTAAAATTAGTATTAGAAAAGGTTTCCATATTTAGTTTCCCCCTAACAATCCATTTTACTTCTACACTATCACCTTTATAAAAAATATAAGGGCAATCATTTATTTCTTGGTAAACAAGCTCTTCTTCTAGAGTCTGAGCAAAAACATTATTATTATCCATTAGACATAGGACAAATAATATGATTTTGGTAAATGATTTTAATATCTTAAAACCTTGTTTGTTCATACTTTACAGATACGTGGTTCGAAATTTATGGAGAAGAAGATAATGAGATTTTTTTTAAAATTACTTTTTTGAAAAAATTATCGTTTGATAATTTTTTCTGTTTGTCTATTTTTTTGAATTATAAAATAGATACCAGGATTTAATGCAGACATATCTACAGTATCTGTAGTTCCTTGATCTATGATTTTTCCTTCGCTATCACTAAGAATCCATTTTGCAGAGTTATTTTTAATATATAATATTTCGGAGGTTGGATTGGGGTAAAGTATGTTAGTAGGAAGAGGTATATTGTCTATAGAAAGTATTTCTTGACATTCTGAAGGAGTAGAGAATTGAAGTCCAGTATCAAAATCTTCGTTTAGATTTAATACGATGTTTTCAAAAATTAGCTCTTCTCCTAAGATTGAAGTTACTCTTAGATTCATTGGTGATGCAATTCCAGAAGTTTCTATAAAAAAATTAAATAGCTCTCTGTTTGTGTTTTTCCAAGTGTTATCGGGTAGTTGATATTCCATTTTAGAGACTGCGTGGTTGATTTCTCTAAATTGGATAGCCGTCCAGAATTCACTAGATCCTTCTTTAAAATTAATTTTTATAGTTTCATTATTAGATATTGTTTCACAGGGTACAAACTTCCACGAAATTGGTACTCTACCATCGATAACATCAGCAATCATTTCAAAAGCTTCCATTGTCATATCTACATCACCAGAAGCACACTCTGGACAACGATCTACTACATTGAGAATAACACTTCCTTTTGCTCCAGTTACCTCGATACAAGCCCCACAAGCATTGCTGCCATCGTAATCAAAATTGTTTAAAGCACAATGCATATAATCACCTGTTGCTACTGGTAAAGAACAATTGCCAAAAGTACCTCCTGCTACACCATCATAAAATGTACCTTCGCCAGTATGTACAGAATTATTACACTCTTGTGCATAAGTGTTTGTAAAATAAATAGTTAATAAAAAGCAGAAGATGTAGGTGTATGATTTCATTTTTATGTAGTCAGGTTTTATTAATATTTAAAATGACTTAAGTAGAATGTCCTTAACTCCATTTTTTAA
Coding sequences:
- a CDS encoding metallophosphoesterase produces the protein MDNNNVFAQTLEEELVYQEINDCPYIFYKGDSVEVKWIVRGKLNMETFSNTNFKKLEVKTCEEFKSKYVEIKPSIIIDDDQKFHCVPKIAILSDIHGQHDLFINLMKANKIINKKGEWSYGNGHFVIVGDIFDRGDKVTESLWFVYNLEKQAKKAGGKVHFLLGNHEVMILQGNDKYIHNKYKWVSEQMGVTYKELFGKETLLGEWIRTKPVAIAINDIAFVHAGFSPEFTQKKYDISNVNQLFHHSIIDHDKETVLKNDDLKFMLKKKGPIWYRGYFRDKDFTKEKAQKILHGIGMKHIVVGHTSMKRVLSHFDGLIYSVDSNLKKGEYGEILIWENNKFYRGTLDGKRIEI
- a CDS encoding expansin EXLX1 family cellulose-binding protein, which translates into the protein MKSYTYIFCFLLTIYFTNTYAQECNNSVHTGEGTFYDGVAGGTFGNCSLPVATGDYMHCALNNFDYDGSNACGACIEVTGAKGSVILNVVDRCPECASGDVDMTMEAFEMIADVIDGRVPISWKFVPCETISNNETIKINFKEGSSEFWTAIQFREINHAVSKMEYQLPDNTWKNTNRELFNFFIETSGIASPMNLRVTSILGEELIFENIVLNLNEDFDTGLQFSTPSECQEILSIDNIPLPTNILYPNPTSEILYIKNNSAKWILSDSEGKIIDQGTTDTVDMSALNPGIYFIIQKNRQTEKIIKR